Proteins encoded within one genomic window of Siniperca chuatsi isolate FFG_IHB_CAS linkage group LG4, ASM2008510v1, whole genome shotgun sequence:
- the LOC122875331 gene encoding uncharacterized protein LOC122875331 yields MFPGDHLPVDGTEEQSNPTKGSACLKSAQEILSARDPVSRGNTIPTDLISTQPVPVAEPPAEASQEAAGFKKHQSDLQKPICPQCGLTVPDQRLPPLPAGLSQLQGPSLSVHSSSSRRSRSRSRTRSRVSVARSHQHTSTPADSCLQLLLACLSCQGSVLLLGLLEACSSCLHTLCSSCCHACARCCSAIQEAPVEELNCHAHCHSVLFESCCEPTECLEFCLECCEICHRS; encoded by the exons ATGTTTCCAGGAGACCATTTACCTGTGGACGGAACGGAGGAACAGAGCAACCCGACTAAAG GTAGTGCGTGTTTAAAATCAGCACAGGAAATCCTTTCAGCACGTGACCCTGTTAGCAGAGGAAATACCATCCCCACTGACCTCATCAGCA CCCAGCCTGTGCCTGTTGCAGAGCCACCTGCAGAGGCCTCACAGGAGGCAGCAGGGTTTAAGAAGCATCAAAGTGACCTCCAGAAGCCCATCTGCCCGCAATGTGGCCTCACAGTCCCAGACCAGAGACTCCCCCCTCTCCCGGCGGGCCTGAGCCAACTGCAGGGCCCCAGCTTGTCggtgcacagcagcagcagcaggaggagcaggagcaggagcaggactAGGAGCAGGGTTAGTGTGGCTCGCTCACACCAACATACTTCTACACCTGCTG ATTCCTGCTTACAGCTGCTGCTGGCGTGCCTGTCGTGCCAGGGCTCGGTGCTGCTCCTGGGTCTGTTGGAGGCCTGTTCCTCCTGCCTCCAcaccctctgctcctcctgctgccacGCCTGCGCCCGCTGCTGTTCGGCCATCCAGGAGGCACCCGTGGAGGAGCTCAACTGCCACGCCCACTGCCACTCGGTGCTTTTCGAGTCCTGCTGTGAGCCAACCGAGTGTCTCGAGTTTTGTCTGGAGTGCTGCGAGATCTGCCATCGCAGCTAG